A section of the Capsicum annuum cultivar UCD-10X-F1 unplaced genomic scaffold, UCD10Xv1.1 ctg34536, whole genome shotgun sequence genome encodes:
- the LOC124891363 gene encoding NAD(P)H-quinone oxidoreductase subunit H, chloroplastic has product MTAPTTRKDLMIVNMGPQHPSMHGVLRLIVTLDGEDVVDCEPILGYLHRGMEKIAENRTIIQYLPYVTRWDYLATMFTEAITINGPEQLGNIQVPKRASYIRVIMLELSRIASHLLWLGPFMADIGAQTPFFYIFRERELIYDLFEAATGMRMMHNYFRIGGVAADLPYGWVDKCLDFCDYFLTGVAEYQKLITRNPIFLERVEGIGIIGQDEALNWGLSGPMLRASGIEWDLRKVDHYESYDEFDWQVQWQREGDSLARYLVRIGEMTESIKIIQQALEGIPGGPYENLEIRRFDRLKDPEWNDFEYRFISKKPSPTFELSKQELYVRVEAPKGELGIFIIGDQSVFPWRWKIRPPGFINLQILPQLVKRMKLADIMTILGSIDIIMGEVDR; this is encoded by the coding sequence ATGACTGCACCAACTACAAGAAAAGACCTCATGATAGTCAATATGGGGCCTCAGCACCCATCAATGCACGGTGTTCTTCGACTCATCGTTACTCTAGATGGTGAAGATGTTGTCGACTGCGAACCAATATTGGGTTATTTACATAGAGGGATGGAGAAAATTGCGGAAAACCGAACAATTATACAATATTTACCTTATGTAACACGTTGGGATTATTTAGCTACTATGTTCACAGAAGCAATAACCATAAATGGACCCGAACAATTAGGCAATATTCAAGTACCTAAAAGGGCTAGCTATATCAGAGTCATTATGTTGGAGTTGAGTCGGATCGCTTCTCATTTGTTATGGCTCGGTCCTTTTATGGCGGATATTGGTGCGCAGAcccctttcttctatatttttcgAGAAAgagaattgatatatgacctatTCGAAGCTGCTACCGGTATGCGAATGATGCATAATTATTTTCGTATTGGAGGAGTGGCTGCCGATCTACCCTATGGCTGGGTAGATAAATGTTTGGATTTTTGCGATTATTTTTTAACAGGGGTTGCTGAGTATCAAAAACTTATTACCCGGAATCCTATTTTTTTAGAACGAGTTGAAGGCATAGGCATTATTGGGCAAGACGAGGCATTAAATTGGGGTTTATCGGGACCAATGCTACGAGCTTCCGGAATAGAATGGGATCTTCGTAAAGTTGATCATTATGAGTCTTACGACGAATTTGATTGGCAGGTTCAATGGCAACGAGAAGGGGATTCATTAGCTCGTTATTTAGTACGAATCGGTGAAATGACAGAATCCATAAAGATTATTCAACAGGCTCTGGAAGGAATTCCAGGAGGGCCTTACGAAAATTTAGAAATCCGACGTTTTGACAGATTAAAAGATCCTGAATGGAATGATTTTGAATATCGGTTTATTAGTAAAAAACCTTCTCCAACTTTTGAATTGTCGAAACAAGAACTTTATGTGAGAGTTGAAGCCCCAAAAGGAGAATTGGGAATTTTTATCATAGGAGATCAGAGCGTTTTTCCTTGGAGATGGAAAATTCGCCCACCAGGTTTTATCAATTTGCAAATTCTTCCTCAGTTAGTTAAAAGAATGAAATTGGCTGATATTATGACAATACTAGGTAGCATAGATATCATTATGGGAGAAGTTGATCGTTGA